A region from the Citrobacter koseri ATCC BAA-895 genome encodes:
- the secE gene encoding preprotein translocase subunit SecE, which yields MSANTEAQGSGRGLEAMKWVVVVALLLVAIVGNYLYRDMMLPLRALAVVILIAAAGGVALLTTKGKATVAFAREARTEVRKVIWPTRQETLHTTLIVAAVTAVMSLILWGLDGILVRLVSFITGLRF from the coding sequence ATGAGTGCGAATACCGAAGCTCAAGGAAGCGGGCGCGGCCTGGAAGCGATGAAGTGGGTCGTTGTTGTCGCATTGCTGCTTGTGGCTATTGTGGGCAACTACCTCTATCGCGACATGATGCTGCCGCTGCGTGCGCTGGCCGTAGTAATTCTGATTGCTGCAGCGGGTGGTGTCGCGCTGTTGACGACAAAAGGTAAAGCAACCGTTGCTTTTGCCCGTGAAGCGCGTACCGAAGTCCGTAAGGTCATTTGGCCGACTCGCCAGGAAACATTGCACACCACGCTGATTGTGGCTGCGGTTACCGCAGTAATGTCACTGATCCTGTGGGGACTGGATGGTATTCTGGTTCGCCTGGTATCCTTTATCACTGGCCTGAGGTTCTGA
- the birA gene encoding bifunctional biotin--[acetyl-CoA-carboxylase] ligase/biotin operon repressor BirA, protein MKDNTVPLTLISLLADGEFHSGEQLGETLGMSRAAINKHVQTLRDWGVDVFTVPGKGYSLPEPIQLLDASVIHAQLDSGNVTVLPVIDSTNQYLLDRIGQLTSGDACVAEYQQAGRGRRGRKWFSPFGANLYLSMYWRLEQGPAAAIGLSLVIGIVMAEVLRDLGAEKVRVKWPNDLYLLDRKLAGILVELTGKTGDAAQIVIGAGINMAMRRVEEGVVNQGWINLQEAGITLDRNMLAATLIKELRAALELFEQEGLAPYLSRWEKLDNFINRPVKLIIGDKEIFGISRGIDAQGALLLEQDGVIKPWMGGEISLRSAE, encoded by the coding sequence ATGAAGGATAATACCGTTCCCCTGACGCTGATCTCTTTGCTGGCCGATGGTGAGTTTCATTCGGGTGAACAGCTGGGTGAAACGCTGGGAATGAGCCGCGCAGCCATCAACAAGCATGTCCAGACGTTGCGTGACTGGGGTGTTGATGTGTTTACCGTTCCTGGCAAAGGATATAGCCTGCCAGAACCTATCCAATTATTAGATGCTTCTGTCATCCATGCACAACTGGACAGCGGGAATGTCACGGTACTTCCGGTTATCGATTCGACGAACCAGTATCTGCTGGATCGTATCGGCCAGTTGACGTCGGGTGATGCCTGTGTAGCGGAATACCAGCAGGCTGGGCGTGGTCGTCGTGGGCGGAAATGGTTCTCTCCATTTGGTGCGAACCTGTATCTTTCTATGTACTGGCGTCTGGAGCAGGGGCCGGCAGCCGCGATCGGGCTGAGTCTGGTGATCGGCATTGTGATGGCTGAGGTTCTGCGCGATCTGGGTGCAGAGAAGGTTCGGGTTAAGTGGCCTAATGATCTCTATTTACTCGATCGCAAGCTGGCAGGCATTCTGGTTGAGCTTACGGGTAAAACGGGCGACGCTGCGCAAATCGTTATTGGCGCAGGCATCAATATGGCCATGCGCCGTGTGGAAGAAGGTGTTGTGAATCAGGGATGGATCAATCTCCAGGAAGCGGGCATTACGCTTGATCGCAACATGCTGGCGGCGACGTTAATCAAAGAGTTGCGTGCGGCGCTGGAACTCTTTGAGCAGGAAGGTCTGGCACCTTACCTGTCTCGCTGGGAAAAACTGGATAATTTTATTAACCGACCGGTTAAACTGATTATTGGTGATAAAGAAATATTTGGTATTTCCCGTGGGATAGATGCGCAAGGCGCGTTGTTGCTTGAACAGGATGGCGTAATTAAGCCGTGGATGGGCGGAGAAATATCTTTACGCAGCGCAGAATAA
- the coaA gene encoding type I pantothenate kinase gives MLMSKEQTLMTPYLQFDRNQWAALRDSVPMTLTEGEIARLKGINEDLSLEEVAEIYLPLSRLLNFYISSNLRRQAVLEQFLGTNGQRIPYIISIAGSVAVGKSTTARVLQALLSRWPEHRRVELITTDGFLHPNQVLKDRGLMKKKGFPESYDMHRLVKFVSDLKSGVPNVTAPVYSHLIYDVIPDGDKTVAQPDILILEGLNVLQSGMDYPHDPHHVFVSDFVDFSIYVDAPEDLLQTWYINRFLKFREGAFTDPDSYFHNYAKLSKDEAINTAASLWKEINWLNLKQNILPTRERASLIMTKSANHAVEQVRLRK, from the coding sequence ATGCTTATGAGTAAAGAGCAAACGTTAATGACGCCTTACCTACAATTTGATCGCAACCAGTGGGCTGCGCTTCGTGATTCCGTGCCGATGACCCTGACCGAGGGCGAAATCGCACGACTCAAAGGCATTAATGAAGATTTATCACTGGAAGAAGTTGCCGAGATTTATTTGCCCCTGTCGCGTTTGCTAAATTTCTATATCAGTTCAAACCTGCGCCGTCAGGCTGTTCTGGAGCAATTTTTAGGCACTAACGGCCAGCGTATTCCTTATATCATCAGCATCGCCGGTAGCGTTGCCGTGGGCAAAAGCACCACCGCGCGCGTACTGCAAGCGCTGCTGAGCCGCTGGCCGGAACATCGTCGCGTCGAATTGATCACCACTGACGGTTTTCTACACCCTAACCAGGTGCTGAAAGATCGCGGGCTGATGAAGAAGAAAGGCTTTCCTGAGTCTTACGATATGCACCGTCTGGTGAAGTTCGTTTCCGATCTCAAATCAGGGGTGCCAAATGTTACCGCGCCAGTCTATTCACACCTGATTTATGATGTGATTCCAGACGGAGATAAAACCGTCGCGCAGCCCGATATATTAATTCTTGAAGGCTTAAATGTACTACAGAGTGGAATGGATTATCCTCACGATCCACATCATGTATTTGTTTCTGACTTCGTTGATTTTTCTATTTATGTTGATGCGCCTGAAGATTTACTCCAGACGTGGTACATCAACCGCTTCCTGAAATTCCGTGAGGGGGCGTTCACCGACCCAGATTCTTATTTCCATAATTACGCAAAATTATCGAAAGATGAAGCGATCAATACCGCCGCATCATTATGGAAAGAAATCAACTGGTTGAACTTAAAGCAAAATATTTTACCCACTCGTGAGCGGGCCAGTCTGATTATGACCAAAAGCGCCAATCATGCGGTCGAACAAGTCAGGTTGAGAAAATAA
- the tuf gene encoding elongation factor Tu encodes MSKEKFERTKPHVNVGTIGHVDHGKTTLTAAITTVLAKTYGGAARAFDQIDNAPEEKARGITINTSHVEYDTPTRHYAHVDCPGHADYVKNMITGAAQMDGAILVVAATDGPMPQTREHILLGRQVGVPYIIVFLNKCDMVDDEELLELVEMEVRELLSQYDFPGDDTPIVRGSALKALEGDAEWEAKIIELAGYLDSYIPEPERAIDKPFLLPIEDVFSISGRGTVVTGRVERGIIKVGEEVEIVGIKETAKSTCTGVEMFRKLLDEGRAGENVGVLLRGIKREEIERGQVLAKPGTIKPHTKFESEVYILSKDEGGRHTPFFKGYRPQFYFRTTDVTGTIELPEGVEMVMPGDNIKMVVTLIHPIAMDDGLRFAIREGGRTVGAGVVAKVLG; translated from the coding sequence ATGTCTAAAGAAAAGTTTGAACGTACAAAACCGCACGTCAACGTCGGTACTATCGGCCACGTTGACCATGGTAAAACAACGCTGACCGCTGCAATCACTACCGTACTGGCTAAAACCTACGGCGGTGCTGCTCGCGCATTCGACCAGATCGATAACGCGCCGGAAGAAAAAGCTCGTGGTATCACCATCAACACTTCTCACGTTGAATACGACACCCCGACTCGCCACTACGCGCACGTAGACTGCCCGGGCCACGCCGACTATGTTAAAAACATGATCACCGGTGCTGCGCAGATGGACGGCGCGATCCTGGTTGTTGCTGCGACTGACGGCCCGATGCCGCAGACCCGTGAGCACATCCTGCTGGGTCGTCAGGTAGGCGTTCCGTACATCATCGTGTTCCTGAACAAATGCGACATGGTTGATGACGAAGAGCTGCTGGAACTGGTTGAGATGGAAGTGCGTGAACTGCTGTCTCAGTACGATTTCCCGGGCGACGACACGCCGATCGTTCGTGGTTCTGCTCTGAAAGCGCTGGAAGGCGACGCTGAGTGGGAAGCGAAAATCATCGAACTGGCTGGCTACCTGGATTCTTACATCCCGGAACCAGAGCGTGCGATTGACAAGCCGTTCCTGCTGCCGATCGAAGACGTATTCTCCATCTCCGGTCGTGGTACCGTTGTTACCGGTCGTGTAGAGCGCGGTATCATCAAAGTGGGCGAAGAAGTTGAAATCGTTGGTATCAAAGAGACTGCGAAGTCTACCTGTACTGGCGTTGAAATGTTCCGCAAACTGCTGGACGAAGGCCGTGCTGGTGAGAACGTAGGTGTTCTGCTGCGTGGTATCAAACGTGAAGAAATCGAACGTGGTCAGGTACTGGCTAAGCCGGGCACCATCAAGCCGCACACCAAGTTCGAATCTGAAGTGTACATTCTGTCCAAAGATGAAGGCGGCCGTCATACTCCGTTCTTCAAAGGCTACCGTCCGCAGTTCTACTTCCGTACAACTGACGTGACTGGCACCATCGAACTGCCGGAAGGCGTAGAGATGGTAATGCCGGGCGACAACATCAAAATGGTTGTTACCCTGATCCACCCGATCGCGATGGACGACGGTCTGCGTTTCGCAATCCGTGAAGGCGGCCGTACTGTTGGCGCAGGCGTGGTTGCTAAAGTTCTCGGCTAA
- the rplK gene encoding 50S ribosomal protein L11: MAKKVQAYVKLQVAAGMANPSPPVGPALGQQGVNIMEFCKAFNAKTDSIEKGLPIPVVITVYADRSFTFITKTPPAAVLLKKAAGIKSGSGKPNKDKVGKISRAQLQEIAQTKAADMTGADIEAMTRSIEGTARSMGLVVED, from the coding sequence ATGGCTAAGAAAGTACAAGCCTACGTCAAGCTGCAAGTTGCAGCTGGTATGGCTAACCCGAGTCCGCCAGTAGGTCCGGCTCTGGGTCAGCAGGGCGTAAACATCATGGAATTCTGCAAAGCGTTCAACGCAAAAACTGATTCCATCGAAAAAGGTCTGCCGATTCCGGTTGTTATCACCGTTTACGCTGACCGTTCTTTCACCTTCATTACCAAAACGCCTCCGGCAGCAGTTCTGCTGAAGAAAGCGGCTGGTATTAAGTCTGGTTCCGGCAAGCCGAACAAAGACAAAGTAGGTAAAATTTCCCGCGCTCAGCTGCAGGAAATCGCGCAGACCAAAGCTGCCGACATGACTGGTGCCGACATTGAAGCGATGACTCGCTCCATCGAAGGTACTGCACGTTCCATGGGCCTGGTAGTGGAGGACTAA
- the rpoB gene encoding DNA-directed RNA polymerase subunit beta, whose amino-acid sequence MVYSYTEKKRIRKDFGKRPQVLDVPYLLSIQLDSFQKFIEQDPEGQYGLEAAFRSVFPIQSYSGNSELQYVSYRLGEPVFDVQECQIRGVTYSAPLRVKLRLVIYEREAPEGTVKDIKEQEVYMGEIPLMTDNGTFVINGTERVIVSQLHRSPGVFFDSDKGKTHSSGKVLYNARIIPYRGSWLDFEFDPKDNLFVRIDRRRKLPATIILRALQYTTEQILDLFFEKVIFEIRDNKLQMELVPERLRGETASFDIEANGKVYVEKGRRITARHIRQLEKDDIKHIEVPVEYIAGKVASKDYVDESTGELICAANMELSLDLLAKLSQSGHKRIETLFTNDLDHGPYISETVRIDPTNDRLSALVEIYRMMRPGEPPTREAAESLFENLFFSEDRYDLSAVGRMKFNRSLLRDEIEGSGILSKDDIIDVMKKLIDIRNGKGEVDDIDHLGNRRIRSVGEMAENQFRVGLVRVERAVKERLSLGDLDTLMPQDMINAKPISAAVKEFFGSSQLSQFMDQNNPLSEITHKRRISALGPGGLTRERAGFEVRDVHPTHYGRVCPIETPEGPNIGLINSLSVYAQTNEYGFLETPYRKVTDGVVTDEIHYLSAIEEGNYVIAQANSNLDDEGHFVEDLVTCRSKGESSLFSRDQVDYMDVSTQQVVSVGASLIPFLEHDDANRALMGANMQRQAVPTLRADKPLVGTGMERAVAVDSGVTAVAKRGGTVQYVDASRIVIKVNEDEMYPGEAGIDIYNLTKYTRSNQNTCINQMPCVSLGEPVERGDVLADGPSTDLGELALGQNMRVAFMPWNGYNFEDSILVSERVVQEDRFTTIHIQELACVSRDTKLGPEEITADIPNVGEAALSKLDESGIVYIGAEVTGGDILVGKVTPKGETQLTPEEKLLRAIFGEKASDVKDSSLRVPNGVSGTVIDVQVFTRDGVEKDKRALEIEEMQLKQAKKDLSEELQILEAGLFSRIHAVLVSGGVEAEKLDKLPRDRWLELGLTDEEKQNQLEQLAEQYDELKHEFEKKLEAKRRKITQGDDLAPGVLKIVKVYLAVKRRIQPGDKMAGRHGNKGVISKINPIEDMPYDENGTPVDIVLNPLGVPSRMNIGQILETHLGMAAKGIGDKINAMLKQQQEVAKLREFIQRAYDLGADVRQKVDLNTFSDEEVLRLAENLRKGMPIATPVFDGAKEAEIKELLKLGDLPTSGQITLFDGRTGEQFERSVTVGYMYMLKLNHLVDDKMHARSTGSYSLVTQQPLGGKAQFGGQRFGEMEVWALEAYGAAYTLQEMLTVKSDDVNGRTKMYKNIVDGNHQMEPGMPESFNVLLKEIRSLGINIELEDE is encoded by the coding sequence ATGGTTTACTCCTATACCGAGAAAAAACGTATTCGTAAGGATTTTGGTAAACGTCCACAAGTTCTGGATGTACCTTATCTCCTTTCTATCCAGCTTGACTCGTTTCAGAAGTTTATCGAGCAAGATCCTGAAGGGCAGTACGGTCTGGAAGCTGCATTCCGTTCCGTGTTCCCGATTCAGAGCTACAGCGGTAATTCCGAGCTGCAATACGTCAGCTACCGCCTTGGCGAACCGGTGTTTGACGTTCAGGAATGTCAGATCCGTGGCGTGACCTATTCCGCACCGCTGCGCGTAAAACTGCGTCTGGTGATCTACGAGCGCGAAGCGCCGGAAGGCACCGTAAAAGACATTAAAGAACAAGAAGTCTACATGGGCGAAATTCCGCTCATGACCGACAACGGTACTTTCGTTATCAACGGTACTGAGCGTGTTATCGTTTCCCAGCTGCATCGTAGCCCGGGTGTCTTCTTCGACAGCGATAAAGGTAAAACTCACTCTTCCGGTAAAGTATTGTATAACGCACGCATCATTCCTTACCGTGGTTCATGGCTGGACTTCGAGTTCGATCCGAAAGACAACCTGTTTGTCCGTATCGACCGTCGTCGTAAACTGCCTGCGACTATCATTCTGCGTGCACTGCAATACACCACTGAGCAGATCCTGGACCTGTTCTTTGAGAAAGTGATCTTCGAGATCCGCGACAACAAGTTGCAGATGGAACTGGTGCCGGAACGCCTGCGTGGTGAAACCGCCTCCTTTGACATCGAAGCCAACGGCAAAGTGTACGTCGAAAAAGGTCGTCGCATTACTGCGCGCCACATTCGCCAGCTGGAAAAAGACGATATCAAACATATCGAAGTTCCGGTTGAGTACATCGCGGGTAAAGTGGCGTCTAAAGACTACGTTGACGAATCAACTGGCGAGCTGATCTGCGCAGCGAACATGGAGCTGAGCCTGGATCTGCTGGCGAAGCTGAGCCAGTCTGGCCACAAGCGTATCGAAACGCTGTTCACCAACGATCTGGATCACGGCCCGTACATTTCTGAAACGGTACGTATCGACCCGACTAACGATCGTCTGAGCGCGCTGGTAGAAATCTACCGCATGATGCGCCCGGGTGAGCCGCCGACTCGTGAAGCGGCTGAAAGCCTGTTTGAGAACCTGTTCTTCTCCGAAGACCGCTATGACCTGTCTGCGGTTGGTCGTATGAAGTTCAACCGTTCTCTGCTGCGCGACGAAATTGAAGGTTCCGGTATCCTGAGCAAAGACGACATCATTGACGTGATGAAGAAGCTCATTGATATCCGTAACGGTAAAGGCGAAGTCGATGATATCGACCACCTCGGCAACCGTCGTATCCGTTCCGTAGGCGAAATGGCGGAAAACCAATTCCGCGTTGGCCTGGTGCGTGTTGAGCGTGCGGTGAAAGAGCGTCTGTCTCTGGGCGATCTGGATACCCTGATGCCTCAGGACATGATCAACGCCAAACCGATTTCCGCGGCAGTGAAAGAGTTCTTCGGCTCCAGCCAGCTGTCTCAGTTTATGGACCAGAACAACCCGCTGTCTGAGATTACGCACAAACGTCGTATCTCCGCACTCGGCCCAGGCGGTCTGACCCGTGAACGCGCAGGCTTCGAAGTTCGAGACGTACACCCGACCCACTACGGTCGCGTATGTCCTATCGAAACGCCTGAAGGTCCGAACATCGGTCTGATCAACTCCCTGTCCGTGTATGCACAGACTAACGAATACGGTTTCCTTGAGACTCCGTATCGTAAAGTCACCGACGGCGTGGTGACTGACGAAATTCATTACCTGTCTGCTATCGAAGAAGGTAACTACGTTATCGCTCAGGCGAACTCCAACCTGGATGACGAAGGCCACTTTGTAGAAGATCTGGTTACCTGCCGTAGCAAAGGCGAATCCAGCTTGTTCAGCCGCGACCAGGTTGACTACATGGACGTTTCCACCCAGCAGGTGGTTTCCGTCGGTGCGTCCCTGATCCCGTTCCTGGAACACGATGACGCCAACCGTGCATTGATGGGTGCGAACATGCAACGTCAGGCGGTTCCGACTCTGCGCGCTGATAAGCCGCTGGTTGGTACCGGTATGGAACGTGCTGTTGCCGTTGACTCCGGTGTAACTGCGGTTGCTAAACGTGGCGGTACTGTTCAGTACGTGGATGCGTCCCGTATCGTTATCAAAGTTAACGAAGACGAGATGTACCCGGGCGAAGCAGGCATCGACATCTACAACCTGACCAAATACACCCGCTCTAACCAGAACACCTGTATCAACCAGATGCCGTGTGTTTCTCTGGGTGAGCCGGTTGAGCGCGGCGACGTGCTGGCTGACGGTCCGTCCACCGACCTCGGTGAACTGGCGCTGGGTCAGAACATGCGCGTAGCGTTCATGCCGTGGAACGGCTACAACTTCGAAGACTCCATCCTCGTTTCCGAGCGTGTTGTCCAGGAAGACCGTTTCACCACCATCCACATTCAGGAACTGGCCTGTGTGTCCCGTGACACCAAGCTGGGGCCGGAAGAGATTACCGCTGATATCCCGAACGTGGGTGAAGCTGCGCTCTCTAAACTGGATGAATCCGGTATCGTTTACATCGGTGCGGAAGTGACCGGCGGCGACATTCTGGTTGGTAAGGTAACGCCGAAAGGTGAAACCCAGCTGACGCCAGAAGAGAAACTGCTGCGTGCGATCTTCGGTGAGAAAGCGTCTGACGTTAAAGACTCTTCTCTGCGCGTACCAAACGGTGTTTCCGGTACGGTTATCGACGTTCAGGTCTTTACTCGCGATGGCGTAGAAAAAGACAAACGTGCGCTGGAAATCGAAGAGATGCAGCTGAAGCAGGCGAAGAAAGACCTGTCTGAAGAATTGCAGATCCTCGAAGCTGGCCTGTTTAGCCGTATCCACGCTGTGCTGGTTTCCGGTGGCGTTGAAGCTGAGAAGCTCGACAAACTGCCGCGCGATCGCTGGCTGGAACTGGGCCTGACCGACGAAGAGAAACAAAATCAGCTGGAGCAACTGGCTGAGCAGTACGACGAACTGAAACACGAGTTCGAGAAAAAACTCGAAGCGAAACGCCGCAAAATCACTCAGGGCGACGATCTGGCACCGGGCGTGCTGAAGATTGTTAAGGTATATCTGGCGGTTAAACGCCGTATCCAGCCTGGTGACAAGATGGCAGGTCGTCACGGTAACAAGGGTGTAATTTCTAAGATCAACCCGATCGAAGATATGCCTTACGATGAAAACGGCACGCCGGTAGACATCGTACTGAACCCGCTGGGCGTACCGTCTCGTATGAACATCGGTCAGATTCTGGAAACCCACCTGGGTATGGCTGCGAAAGGTATCGGCGATAAGATCAACGCCATGCTGAAACAGCAGCAGGAAGTCGCGAAACTGCGCGAATTCATCCAGCGTGCGTACGATCTGGGCGCTGATGTTCGTCAGAAAGTTGACCTGAATACCTTCAGCGATGAAGAAGTTCTGCGTCTGGCTGAAAACCTGCGCAAAGGTATGCCGATCGCAACGCCGGTGTTCGACGGTGCGAAAGAAGCGGAAATTAAAGAGCTGCTGAAACTGGGTGACCTGCCGACTTCCGGTCAGATCACGCTGTTTGACGGCCGTACCGGTGAACAGTTCGAGCGTTCGGTAACCGTAGGTTACATGTACATGCTGAAACTGAACCACCTGGTCGACGACAAAATGCACGCTCGTTCCACCGGTTCCTACAGCCTGGTTACTCAGCAGCCGCTGGGTGGTAAGGCGCAGTTCGGTGGTCAGCGCTTCGGGGAGATGGAAGTGTGGGCGCTGGAAGCATACGGCGCAGCATACACCTTGCAGGAAATGCTCACCGTTAAGTCTGATGACGTGAATGGCCGTACTAAGATGTATAAGAACATCGTGGACGGCAACCATCAGATGGAACCGGGCATGCCGGAATCCTTCAACGTATTGTTGAAAGAGATTCGTTCGCTGGGTATCAACATCGAACTGGAAGACGAGTAA
- the nusG gene encoding transcription termination/antitermination protein NusG, with the protein MSEAPKKRWYVVQAFSGFEGRVATSLREHIKLHNMEELFGEVMVPTEEVVEIRGGQRRKSERKFFPGYVLVQMVMNDASWHLVRSVPRVMGFIGGTSDRPAPISDKEVDAIMNRLQQVGDKPRPKTLFEPGEMVRVNDGPFADFNGVVEEVDYEKSRLKVSVSIFGRATPVELDFAQVEKA; encoded by the coding sequence ATGTCTGAAGCTCCTAAAAAGCGCTGGTACGTCGTTCAGGCGTTTTCCGGTTTTGAAGGCCGCGTAGCAACATCGCTGCGTGAGCATATCAAATTACACAATATGGAAGAGTTGTTTGGTGAAGTCATGGTGCCGACCGAAGAAGTGGTCGAAATCCGTGGTGGCCAGCGTCGCAAAAGCGAGCGCAAATTCTTCCCGGGCTACGTCCTGGTTCAGATGGTGATGAACGACGCAAGCTGGCACCTGGTGCGCAGTGTTCCGCGTGTGATGGGCTTCATCGGCGGTACGTCTGACCGTCCGGCGCCAATCAGCGACAAAGAAGTTGATGCGATCATGAACCGCCTGCAACAGGTCGGTGATAAACCGCGTCCGAAAACGCTGTTTGAACCGGGTGAAATGGTTCGTGTTAACGACGGTCCGTTTGCTGACTTTAACGGCGTTGTTGAAGAAGTGGACTACGAGAAGTCCCGCCTGAAGGTGTCTGTTTCTATCTTTGGTCGTGCGACCCCGGTAGAACTGGACTTTGCCCAGGTTGAGAAAGCCTAA
- the rplA gene encoding 50S ribosomal protein L1, giving the protein MAKLTKRMRVIREKVDATKQYDINEAISLLKELATAKFVESVDVAVNLGIDARKSDQNVRGATVLPHGTGRSVRVAVFTQGANAEAAKAAGAELVGMEDLAEQIKKGEMNFDVVIASPDAMRVVGQLGQVLGPRGLMPNPKVGTVTPNVAEAVKNAKAGQVRYRNDKNGIIHTTIGKVDFDADKLKENLEALLVALKKAKPTQAKGVYIKKVSISTTMGAGVAVDQSGLTATVAN; this is encoded by the coding sequence ATGGCTAAACTGACCAAGCGCATGCGTGTGATCCGTGAGAAAGTTGATGCGACCAAACAGTACGACATCAACGAAGCTATCTCTCTGCTGAAAGAACTGGCCACTGCTAAGTTCGTAGAAAGCGTAGACGTTGCCGTTAACCTCGGCATCGACGCGCGTAAATCTGACCAGAACGTACGTGGCGCAACTGTACTGCCGCACGGTACTGGCCGTTCCGTTCGCGTAGCCGTATTTACCCAGGGTGCAAACGCTGAAGCTGCTAAAGCTGCTGGCGCTGAACTGGTAGGTATGGAAGATCTGGCTGAACAGATCAAGAAAGGCGAAATGAACTTTGACGTTGTTATTGCTTCCCCGGATGCAATGCGCGTTGTTGGCCAGCTGGGCCAGGTTCTGGGTCCGCGTGGCCTGATGCCGAACCCGAAAGTGGGTACTGTAACGCCTAACGTTGCTGAAGCGGTTAAGAACGCTAAAGCTGGTCAGGTTCGTTACCGTAACGACAAAAACGGCATCATCCACACCACCATCGGTAAAGTGGATTTTGACGCTGACAAACTGAAAGAAAACCTGGAAGCTCTGCTGGTTGCGCTGAAAAAAGCAAAACCGACTCAGGCGAAAGGCGTGTACATCAAGAAAGTTAGCATCTCCACCACCATGGGTGCTGGCGTTGCCGTTGATCAGTCCGGTCTGACTGCGACTGTGGCGAACTAA
- the rplL gene encoding 50S ribosomal protein L7/L12 — MSITKDQIIEAVSAMSVMDVVELISAMEEKFGVSAAAAVAVAAGPVEAAEEKTEFDVILKAAGANKVAVIKAVRGATGLGLKEAKDLVESAPAALKEGVSKDDAEALKKSLEEAGAEVEVK; from the coding sequence ATGTCTATCACTAAAGATCAAATCATTGAAGCAGTATCCGCTATGTCCGTAATGGACGTTGTAGAACTGATCTCTGCAATGGAAGAAAAATTCGGTGTTTCCGCTGCTGCTGCTGTAGCTGTAGCTGCTGGCCCGGTTGAAGCTGCTGAAGAAAAAACTGAATTCGACGTAATTCTGAAAGCTGCTGGCGCTAACAAAGTTGCTGTTATCAAAGCAGTACGTGGCGCAACTGGCCTGGGTCTGAAAGAAGCTAAAGACCTGGTAGAATCTGCTCCGGCCGCTCTGAAAGAAGGCGTGAGCAAAGATGACGCTGAAGCTCTGAAAAAATCTCTGGAAGAAGCTGGCGCTGAAGTTGAAGTTAAATAA
- the rplJ gene encoding 50S ribosomal protein L10, giving the protein MALNLQDKQAIVAEVSEVAKGALSAVVADSRGVTVDKMTELRKAGREAGVYMRVVRNTLLRRVVEGTPFECLKDTFVGPTLIAYSMEHPGAAARLFKEFAKANAKFEVKAAAFEGELIPASQIDRLATLPTYEEAIARLMATMKEASAGKLVRTLAAVRDAKEAA; this is encoded by the coding sequence ATGGCTTTAAATCTTCAAGACAAACAAGCGATTGTTGCTGAAGTCAGCGAAGTAGCCAAAGGCGCGCTGTCTGCAGTAGTTGCGGATTCCCGTGGCGTAACTGTAGATAAAATGACTGAACTGCGTAAAGCAGGTCGTGAAGCTGGCGTTTACATGCGTGTTGTTCGTAACACCCTGCTGCGCCGCGTCGTTGAAGGTACTCCGTTCGAGTGCCTGAAAGACACGTTTGTTGGTCCGACCCTGATTGCATACTCTATGGAACACCCGGGCGCTGCTGCTCGTCTGTTCAAAGAGTTCGCGAAAGCGAATGCAAAATTTGAGGTCAAAGCCGCTGCCTTTGAAGGTGAGCTGATCCCGGCGTCTCAGATCGACCGCCTGGCAACTCTGCCGACCTACGAAGAAGCAATTGCACGCCTGATGGCAACCATGAAAGAAGCTTCGGCTGGCAAACTGGTTCGTACTCTGGCTGCTGTACGCGATGCGAAAGAAGCTGCTTAA